A window of Rosa rugosa chromosome 7, drRosRugo1.1, whole genome shotgun sequence genomic DNA:
CAGTTTGCTGATATATGAGATATAAGTACTGTATGATCTTTCTTTGTATGCGGTAGGTTCAGCAGGTCAAAGACATAAACCAGCTGGGTTTTATGGGTCTGGTTCAAGAAGAGCTTGTGTTGATAGAAGATTGGTACATTTTCAGGTGAGACCGGTGGGGATTGGTGGAGGGTTGTCACTTGAGACAATAAAACCAATCATACCAATCGCGGGGTCTAGTCAAATGCAGTGCTTCTGTAATATGTGCTTCTGCTTTGGTTAGTTTGTTACtgcattttctcattttctgttTCATCTCTTTTTGAAAATGCTTTTTACTTAAGTAGGATTGTTGATTGGCTTCAATTTATCCTGGAATTAGTCATACCTTTTACAAATTGTACTGATGCTTATGGGCGGTGCAACTCTAGTTGTATTGCAATAAACATGCTACATATGGACTAGCTTTGCCTTGATTTTGTATTACatttttttctcttgattttgCTACTCTTTTTGCAGAATGCCAGATGTGCTACAGCACTACAAACCAAATCTGTTACACACCAGGCTCCAACAATCGCAAGTCTTCTTCGTAAGGCAAAtacttatttttttaaatttttttatttattattattattttttaaacatGAGCAAATACTTGTTGTTAATTGCATATCTGGTGGCATTGAAAAAGCTGGTGTTCTAAACGTTAGAGAACAGAATGTATTTCTTGTCTTGTTTATTCTGTAGTTGATAGTCCTTTCCAGTAAATTTCCTTTAGTTCAAGAAGCACGCACACTCTGTGAAACCATAGTCTTTATACCCTCATATTGTTTGTGCATTAGTCCCAGAAGCATCCATACTCTGTGAAACCATAGTGATTATTTCTAGCCAAGTAAGCTGACTTGCCCATTTGCCGCTTGCAGGAGAACGCGCATTTTGCAGTTCGGTGATGGACCAAGAGAGATGATATATTGTTCTTTAAGATGAAAGAAAAGTCTCCTGTAGAGTTTTTTAGAATAATTTGtaattaaatatttttctttaaaaatggAATATATGTAGTTACCAAAGATTGATTGTATTAAAATAACTTTGCCTATTTCTGGTTCTGACCATGGACCAATTTACCTTTCTTTCAATGCCTGTACTACCAAGAAGTGGAAAACTTTTAGACTTGAAGCTATGTGGCTTCATCATAATGATTTTAAGAACATTGTTAATGCTTCTTGGCTAACTGCCACTACTGGAACTGCTGCTGAAAATTTTGTATCTAAAGTTAATGCCTTTCAAGCTTTAGCTAAAGAATGGAATTTTTCTGTGTTTAGAAATATTTTCCACAAAATGAAAGACCTCCTTGGACAGTTACAGTCTATTCAAAGTTCTCTAAACACTAATCCTTCTTCATTCCTTGTACAGCAGGAACAGAACTTAATGTTCCAATTAGAATCCCTCTATAAAGAGGAAGAAATGTTTTGGGCCCAAAGAGCCAAAACAAAATGGCTCCAATTGGGAGACANNNNNNNNNNNNNNNNNNNNNNNNNNNNNNNNNNNNNNNNNNNNNNNNNNNNNNNNNNNNNNNNNNNNNNNNNNNNNNNNNNNNNNNNNNNNNNNNNNNNNNNNNNNNNNNNNNNNNNNNNNNNNNNNNNNNNNNNNNNNNNNNNNNNNNNNNNNNNNNNNNNNNNNNNNNNNNNNNNNNNNNNNNNNNNNNNNNNNNNNGTTGAATGACTAAggtgatatatatatttgaaaattgagtaaCCAAACTGTGAAATGAGTTATATATAGTTgagtgactatttgtaataTTCTCCCCTTCAGCGTTGCAGTACGTTTATCTTTGAAATTAAGAATTGAATTGCTTCCCCATCCACTAGCAAATAGAGGTGCTCTACTAAGTGGAGGCTTAAGACGTATTAGAAATACTTCAGCACTACGATCGCGTCACCCGCCTAACTTGAGTTTCATCATGCAATCATTCACATTGATCATTACAATGCCTTGCTCCAATATTACGATTTATCTGGTATTagaatgcaaaaaaaaaaaaaaattaagaaaaaaaccGAGCACGTAATTGTGAGGGCTGGTTGAAATAAAAGAGGAGCTATATATTCCTATAATTATTGTGATCATTAGATTCTTTTCCTAAGGGCATTGACCAATCAAAACCTAGTTGCGAGGAATTATTCTGTAGTCCCAGAGTACTATGTGGCACTGCCATGTGGTGTCCAAGCTAATAATATCACTTGAATTTGGTGGAAACCATGCAAGgggtgaaaaaagaaaaaaaaaattaaattaagagcAAGTCATATCAACCAATAATATTAACCCGGACCACCATGATCCGAGACTATATTATAATTTCCCATTGCGTACGATAGCAGGAGCTGGATCATCTATATCACAAGACCTTCTCCATGAAAACAACATCTTTAACCCACTCTAACAATGATGGTCCAAATTGTAATTCCCAGATATCGGCAAGATGCcttgattttccttattttttGTCGGGTTTAATTAGATCCATAAATACCAAAGAAGGAAGGTCCAGAAACTTCACAGACGCCTAGCCAACCATGTTTGTCAAGCTTTATGTTCTACTGGTACTACTTGTAAGTTTGGTACCAGCAGAAGCTCAAGACCTCAATTTCATCTACAATGATGGTTTCAATGGCCGTTCTGGTCTTAATCTCAGTCTAGACGGCATAGCAGAGATCACACCGAAAGGTCTCTTGAAGCTTACAAACGACACCAAACAAAAAAGTGGCCATGCCTTCTACCCTAACCCAGTAACCTTCAAGAATTCAGAGAACGACACCGCATTCTCATTCTCCACCATCTTTGCCTTTGCCATCCGATCAGAGTACACTACTCTCAGCGGCCATGGAATCGCCTTTGTCATTGCTCCGACGAGAGGCCTCCCCGGAGCTCTGGGGAACCAGTACCTGAGCTTGTTCAACGTCTCCAACAACGGGAATTTCACCAATCATGTTTTTGCTGTGGAGCTTGACACGCTCCAGAACCCGGAATTCAGTGACATCAATGAAAACCATGTTGGGATAGACATCAATGGCTTGCGCTCTGTCAAAGCTGCTCCAGCTGGTTATTTTGATAGTCAGTACTTCAAGAACCTGAGTCTCAGCAGTGGTAAAGAAATGAGAGTTTGGGTTGAATATGATGGTACCAAGAAGCAAATTGAAGTTACTATGGCTCCAATTGCTGTTGCAACTAAACCCCCAACTCCACTTTTGTCTTTGAAATATGACCTTTCCCCAATTCTCAACAAAGTCATGTATGTTGGCTTTTCCTCTTCAACTGGTTCGTTCCTCACATCCCATTATGTAGTGGGTTGGAGCTTTAGGATGAATGGCCAAGCTCAAGACCTTATAGCTTCCAAACTTCCCAAGTTGCCTAGCATTGCAGGTAAAAAGAGGTCCATGCTTTTCACCTTTGGTGTGCCTCTGATTTCAGTGAGTTTGGTATTGCTAGTGGTTTCTGGGGTGCTTTATGTCATGAGAAGGAAGAGGAAGTTTTCAGAAGTGCTTGAAGATTGGGAGCTAGATTATGGTCCTCAGAGGTTTAAGTACAAAGAATTGTATATAGCCACTAAAGGGTTTAGGGAAAAGGAGCTTTTGGGAACTGGGGGATTTGGTAAAGTTTATAGAGGTTTATTACCCTCCTCTAAAATTGAGATTGCAGTGAAGAGGGTATCCCATGAATCAAGACAGGGGATGAAGGAATTTGTAGCCGAAATTGTTAGTATTGGCCGGCTTCGTCACCGGAATTTAGTACAACTGTTGGGATATTGCAGGTATGGTCTTCAAATTTTGATAATATATTCACCAATTTTCTCTAGTTCTCTGTTTTACTTCAGTACATtttagtaaatttttttttcatacaaCTCTCTTGATATTTATATTTCTGATGTTAAACTCCAGTGTTAAATAGCAGTGATATATTGCTTACTTATTCTTCTCTAAAATCTTCAAGTCATGTCATCATGCCTTATTTGCATAAAGTCTGGAGTTTTCACATCTCTCATGTAATCAAATTATGTATATTTTGATATGTTTGTCTCTCCATGTGCGAATTTTGGCCGTATATAATAAAGTGTTAATTTGGATTTCTCGACAGTTTAAACATTTTGAAACACAATAAGCGTTTGTATACAAATATTTCCTTTAACACGGAAGTTTAATGCCTTGCTTGCAGGCGAAAAGGGGAGCTGCTTTTGGTCTATGACTACATGCCTAATGGAAGCTTGGACAAATACCTCTTTGATCAACCTGAGCTGACCCTTAATTGGAGCCAGAGGTTTAAAGTCATCAAAGGTGTGGCTTCAGGGCTGCTCTATCTTCATGAAGAATGGGAACAGGTTGTGATTCATAGAGATGTGAAGGCCAGTAATGTGTTGCTAGATGGGGAATTCAATGGAAGGCTAGGAGATTTCGGGCTTGCAAGATTATACGACCATGGAACAGACCCTCAAACTACTCATATAGTTGGAACACTCGGGTACCTAGCTCCAGAGCACACAAGAACAGGTCGGGCCACCACGAGAACCGACGTGTTTGCTTTTGGGGCATTTTTGCTCGAAGTTGCTTGCGGAAAAAGGCCAATCAACACACAGGGTCCAGAAGATGTGATTTTGGTTGATTGGGTGTTTTCTTGTTGGAATAGAAGTAACATCCTTGAGGCAAGAGATCAGAGCTTTGGTACGGATTTTGTAGCCGAGGAAGTGGAGTTGGTGTTGAAGCTTGGGCTTTTGTGCTCTCATTCGGAGCCAGCGGCAAGGCCAAGCATGCGACAAGTCGTTCAGTACTTGGCTGGTGATGTTGCTTTGCCGGAAGTGACTAGTGGCTTAGCGGTTGGACACCGTGAAGCTTTTGATGATTATGCTATGTCGTATCAGTCTTCCTTCGGCAAGGGGTCATTGCAATCAACATATATTGCAGAGTCGGCATTACTTTCTGGTGGTCGTTGATTCCAAGCAATTAGTATATATTCGTTCAAAAACTTGGAATCAAAAGCCATACTACTTGCATATGTATACACCTCATATTCTTATAGCTTTTATAAGTAATGGGAAACCAATTGAAAATCTCCGCCGCACCTTCTCAACATTCATGTATCACCGCCGTCTTTCTTTCCCGCCGAATTTCACAGAAAAGCGGTACTCTTGCTGAAATCTGGACTACTTGGTACAGTGTCTATTTCCCTAATTTGTATGCCTTTCTGAAGTTGGAATGCTTGTAATCTGTTCTTGACTTCTTGCAAAAATGTTCATCACATTATGAGTTTCCTAATTTGTATTGTAGCTTACTCATATCTGGCTAATAAACCCTATGTAAACCCCATATAATAGCTAATGTAAATTCAGCTAACTTTATTTTCCTTTATGAGTTTATGAATCCTAGCTAACTAATTTTGATTTTATCGTCATACTCGATCCTTGTTCAGAATATCATTCTGTTCAAGCTCTCTCTTAAACCAATTTGTTGTGTTTGCTGCTTGCAACCTGCTTCTGAAAATGTTCAATCTCGGTGTCAAGTTTAGTTTAATTATCTGTTACCTGGCTCCATCAGTGTGGATGATGTGGCGGTTAATCGCTGTGGACTATTCACTGTGTGTTGAGTACTTGCTGTTGTTTGTGTTGTGTACACAATACTCTTGCTTTGTCCCAAGCGCAGACGGGAACTTACTGGCCGCAAGCTCAGAGCAATGTCGATTAGAATTAGAAGAGTGGTCAGGAATTCTGATTCAAAGACAGAGGAGGGGTGGTCTAATGGTCTCCCACAAGAAATCTTACTATTGATTTTGCAAAGGCTATGCATATCGGATTACCTTGTGTTTCCAAAAGTATGTGTTTCTTGGCGAGCTGCTGTGGAGATGGGTATTGCTACCAAGAGTTGCCTTCTTGCTCCTCAACTTCCACGGCTTTTGCTCATCTCTCCTGCCCACCATTATATCAGTTCCTTCCACATTAAAGATCAAACTTGCTTTGTGAGTGATGGTGATCGGTAACTTGTTTCATTGGAATCATATGCCAGTGACATTTTATATTTCCTTAAGAAAGATCAGTCGTGGTTTTGGGAGATTTATTGTCTTGGTTCTACTGAGAGGTGGCTGATCATGGCTGAAGGTTATCCTATTGTCAACTTTTTCCTGAAGCCAGTATGAGTCATGCTCGGATGCTCCCATCCCTTCCAGACTGCCACAGCTTGAAGAAAGTGGTAGCTTCTTCAGTACCAACAAGGCTGCAGCATTGTCCTGTGGCTAGCATTACATCAGAAAGCCGTTTGGCTTTCTGCAGGCCTACTGATACATTATGGACCCTCATCGAGCAGGCTGAGGCTGAGGCTGCTGCTGCCGAGGGGAGGGAGGAGGAGGCTCTCAAATTTTATGATATAGAAATACTTGATGGGAAGTTATATGCTTATGCTGCAACAACTGCGTGGATGTCTGagtttttaattgtatttaacaTCATCCGATCAGACAACGGGAACGGTGGTTGCCAACCTACCTATAGCTATAGCTACAGGACCCAAATCTCTATTCAACTTTCCAACTTCTTGTTCCTCCCATCATTCTTCGATGGTCCTTATGTTTGGTCAGGCCCTTAGTTAGCAAAAGATTCTGCATCCAATGAGTTGTTTATGATTTTTCGTAAAATGTCTGATCCTGTTATTGCTGCGGAGGCTAATCCGGGCACTGCAGGATTTCGAGTTTTCAAGCTAGTGCCCAAGAGTAATTGTCCGTGGTGGGCAGAGGAGGTTGTAGACCTTGGTGATCGGATATTGTTTCTCAGCTCGAAAAACAGAGTTTGTCTCTTCCAGCAGCACTAGTGGGGGCCTTAGTGATCATCATTCCCAGGATCATAATAAGAAACTTGAAAGAAAATGCATCTATTTTGTATTCATGCCTCCTGCTTTGCAACCGTACTCCAGTAGGCATGAATGTTGGGTGTTTTCCTTGGCTAGTGGGAGCATCCAACCTCTTGCTTTTCTAAAGGTTCATTCAGCTGTCATATTTTTTACTATCCTCGTGTTTGGTTTGCACCATGGTAACTTAACCACTGTTCCTCCCCTTTCATGTTTGACATCGATCATCTATATATAAagtaggatatatatatatatgtattagtTTATGTTTATGCTAGTACTGTTTTGACACCAAAACCAATCTCTTTGATGTCTGATTTTGTAATGCAATCAGGTTTCGACTGCAAGTGCCTAGCTGGAGTTGTTGCCTTGGTGCATTCTGTATTGGTTTTGTTAATGATGATTAGTGATTACCTTTGATTTTTGAAAAGATTGGCCGTTGTTattgtttctttctctttcgACAATAAAGAGATTAGTCTTTTGCCTCCTGCGATTGAATTGTCCCCGGGGTATTGCCAATCAAGTTttaacctaaaaaaaaaagaaaaatcaacgATTGAGATTACTATAATGTCTCCTTCCATCAATTTAGGCAATACTCTTAGCAACCAAATCCTGTTAGTGAATGCCGTTCAAAGACACTGTTTTACATTTGAAGCCTGTACAGAGAGGTTTTCAAAGGTTCCTTTTCCAAGGACTGCAATTTGCTATTTCAGAGGTTCTTTCAACTAGCAATTACTTGAACTTGAGCACTATTGGACATACTGTGGATGAGATTAAAAAGATTTTCTGTCTTTttaataaaaagagaaaaattacaaATATAATAAAAGCATAAAACCATAAATCAAAAAAATTACCCTGGGTCTGAAATCCGGATCCAAACTCCATCCCGATCCGCAAAACTATTGAGAGGCGGTAACGGGTCGGGTTAATATAGAGAGGGGCGATGGTGTCCCTTGCTCTGTTTGGGATTTGATTGATTGAGCTCAGAAATGCCGGTCAGAGCGGCGGAGACCTCCGCGCCTCCTCAGCATCATTCAGGTACTTCCCTCTATTCCACACCACCACTGCTTTAACCATTCCCTATACT
This region includes:
- the LOC133719841 gene encoding L-type lectin-domain containing receptor kinase IV.1-like; translation: MFVKLYVLLVLLVSLVPAEAQDLNFIYNDGFNGRSGLNLSLDGIAEITPKGLLKLTNDTKQKSGHAFYPNPVTFKNSENDTAFSFSTIFAFAIRSEYTTLSGHGIAFVIAPTRGLPGALGNQYLSLFNVSNNGNFTNHVFAVELDTLQNPEFSDINENHVGIDINGLRSVKAAPAGYFDSQYFKNLSLSSGKEMRVWVEYDGTKKQIEVTMAPIAVATKPPTPLLSLKYDLSPILNKVMYVGFSSSTGSFLTSHYVVGWSFRMNGQAQDLIASKLPKLPSIAGKKRSMLFTFGVPLISVSLVLLVVSGVLYVMRRKRKFSEVLEDWELDYGPQRFKYKELYIATKGFREKELLGTGGFGKVYRGLLPSSKIEIAVKRVSHESRQGMKEFVAEIVSIGRLRHRNLVQLLGYCRRKGELLLVYDYMPNGSLDKYLFDQPELTLNWSQRFKVIKGVASGLLYLHEEWEQVVIHRDVKASNVLLDGEFNGRLGDFGLARLYDHGTDPQTTHIVGTLGYLAPEHTRTGRATTRTDVFAFGAFLLEVACGKRPINTQGPEDVILVDWVFSCWNRSNILEARDQSFGTDFVAEEVELVLKLGLLCSHSEPAARPSMRQVVQYLAGDVALPEVTSGLAVGHREAFDDYAMSYQSSFGKGSLQSTYIAESALLSGGR